In Felis catus isolate Fca126 chromosome C2, F.catus_Fca126_mat1.0, whole genome shotgun sequence, a single window of DNA contains:
- the CSRNP1 gene encoding cysteine/serine-rich nuclear protein 1 isoform X1 has protein sequence MHVCRPSVPKAQSTPSATMTGPLKRKFDQLDEDSSSLCSSSSSLSSGRRSGSCSPSSSVSLAWDSDEEGPWDQIPLPDRDFCGPRSFTPLSILKRAPRKRPGRVAFDGITVFYFPRCQGFTSVPSRGGCTLGMAPRHSACRRFSLAEFAQEQARARREKLRLRLKEEKLEALRWKLTEAGVPETEAGLPLTVDAIDDASVEEDLAVAVAGGRLEEMTFLQPYPARRRRALLRAAGVRRIDREEKRELQAVRQSREDCGCRCDRVCDPETCSCSLAGIKCQMDHTAFPCGCCREGCANPKGRVEFNQARVQTHFIHTLTRLQLEQGAESLGELEAPAQGGPASPGEQALAPTFPPAKPPASSELGDDSCSSDMTDSSTASGTSEAPSGPTRPALPGPGFQPDMDDDSLARVLSFSDSDLGGEEEEEEEGGVGTLDNLSCFHPADIFGTGDPGGPASWTHSYSSSGLTSGILDENANLDASFFLNGGLEGLGEGSLPGTSVPPGSDAGQSNSVDLSLSSCDSFELLQALPDYSLGPHYTSRKVSDSLDNLEAPYFPLPAFSPPGDAGSCFLESVMGLPDSAAEALAPFIDSQLLEDTAPASLVEPVPV, from the exons atgcatgtgtgtag GCCGTCGGTGCCCAAAGCCCAGAGTACCCCCAGCGCCACCATGACTGGGCCGCTAAAGAGGAAGTTTGACCAGCTGGATGAGGACTCCTCCTCgctctgctcctcttcctcctccttgtcctcgGGCCGCCGTTCTGGCTCCTGCTCCCCGAGCTCTTCCGTCTCCCTGGCCTGGGACTCAGATGAGGAGGGCCCCTGGGATCAGATACCCCTGCCTGACCGTGACTTCTGTGGCCCCCGGAGTTTCACCC CCCTGTCCATCCTGAAGAGGGCGCCCCGGAAGCGCCCAGGCCGCGTCGCCTTCGATGGCATCACCGTCTTCTACTTTCCTCGGTGTCAGGGCTTCACCAGCGTGCCCAGCCGCGGTGGCTGCACTCTGGGCATGGCCCCCCGCCACAGCGCCTGCCGCCGCTTCTCCTTGGCCGAGTTTGCACAGGAGCAAGCCCGGGCTCGGCGGGAGAAACTGCGCCTGCGCTTGAAGGAGGAGAAGCTGGAAGCCCTGCGGTGGAAG CTCACGGAGGCTGGCGTACCCGAGACGGAGGCCGGCCTGCCACTCACAGTGGACGCGATCGATGACGCCTCCGTGGAGGAGGActtggccgtggccgtggccggcGGCCGGTTGGAGGAAATGACCTTCCTACAGCCCTATCCGGCCCGGCGCCGGCGGGCTCTGCTGCGGGCTGCGGGAGTGCGGAGGATCGACCGCGAGGAGAAGCGGGAGCTGCAGGCCGTGCGCCAGTCCCGCGAGGACTGTGGCTGTCGCTGTGACCGGGTCTGTGACCCCGAGACCTGCAGCTGCAGCCTGGCGGGCATCAAGTGCCAG ATGGACCACACCGCGTTCCCCTGCGGCTGCTGCCGGGAGGGCTGTGCGAACCCCAAGGGCCGCGTGGAATTTAATCAGGCGCGGGTGCAGACCCATTTCATCCACACGCTCACCCGCCTGCAGCTGGAGCAGGGGGCTGAGAGCCTGGGGGAGCTGGAGGCTCCCGCTCAGGGCGGCCCGGCCAGCCCCGGTGAGCAGGCGCTGGCTCCCACTTTCCCGCCGGCCAAGCCCCCCGCGAGCAGCGAGCTGGGAGACGACAGCTGTAGCAGTGACATGACCGACTCCTCCACAGCTTCAGGCACGAGCGAGGCCCCCAGCGGCCCCACCCGCCCAGCCCTGCCCGGCCCCGGCTTCCAGCCTGACATGGATGATGACAGCCTGGCCCGGGTCCTGAGTTTCAGTGACTCGGacctgggaggagaggaggaggaggaggaggaagggggagtggGGACCCTCGACAACCTCAGCTGCTTCCACCCAGCTGACATCTTTGGGACTGGTGACCCCGGTGGCCCAGCCAGCTGGACCCACAGCTATTCCAGCTCCGGCCTCACGTCAGGCATCCTGGATGAAAATGCCAACCTGGATGCCAGCTTCTTCCTAAACGGTGGCCTTGAAGGGTTGGGAGAAGGCAGCCTCCCGGGCACCTCGGTGCCGCCCGGCTCGGACGCTGGCCAGAGCAACTCCGTGGACCTCAGCTTGTCTTCCTGCGACTCCTTCGAGCTGCTCCAGGCCCTGCCAGACTACAGTCTGGGGCCTCACTACACCTCCCGGAAGGTGTCCGACAGCCTGGACAACCTCGAGGCACCCTACTTCcccttgcctgccttctctccgcCTGGGGACGCGGGCTCTTGCTTCCTGGAGTCCGTCATGGGCTTGCCTGACTCAGCCGCCGAGGCCCTGGCTCCCTTCATAGACAGCCAGTTGCTTGAGGACACCGCCCCGGCGTCTCTGGTGGAGCCTGTGCCCGTGTAA
- the CSRNP1 gene encoding cysteine/serine-rich nuclear protein 1 isoform X3, giving the protein MTGPLKRKFDQLDEDSSSLCSSSSSLSSGRRSGSCSPSSSVSLAWDSDEEGPWDQIPLPDRDFCGPRSFTPLSILKRAPRKRPGRVAFDGITVFYFPRCQGFTSVPSRGGCTLGMAPRHSACRRFSLAEFAQEQARARREKLRLRLKEEKLEALRWKLTEAGVPETEAGLPLTVDAIDDASVEEDLAVAVAGGRLEEMTFLQPYPARRRRALLRAAGVRRIDREEKRELQAVRQSREDCGCRCDRVCDPETCSCSLAGIKCQMDHTAFPCGCCREGCANPKGRVEFNQARVQTHFIHTLTRLQLEQGAESLGELEAPAQGGPASPGEQALAPTFPPAKPPASSELGDDSCSSDMTDSSTASGTSEAPSGPTRPALPGPGFQPDMDDDSLARVLSFSDSDLGGEEEEEEEGGVGTLDNLSCFHPADIFGTGDPGGPASWTHSYSSSGLTSGILDENANLDASFFLNGGLEGLGEGSLPGTSVPPGSDAGQSNSVDLSLSSCDSFELLQALPDYSLGPHYTSRKVSDSLDNLEAPYFPLPAFSPPGDAGSCFLESVMGLPDSAAEALAPFIDSQLLEDTAPASLVEPVPV; this is encoded by the exons ATGACTGGGCCGCTAAAGAGGAAGTTTGACCAGCTGGATGAGGACTCCTCCTCgctctgctcctcttcctcctccttgtcctcgGGCCGCCGTTCTGGCTCCTGCTCCCCGAGCTCTTCCGTCTCCCTGGCCTGGGACTCAGATGAGGAGGGCCCCTGGGATCAGATACCCCTGCCTGACCGTGACTTCTGTGGCCCCCGGAGTTTCACCC CCCTGTCCATCCTGAAGAGGGCGCCCCGGAAGCGCCCAGGCCGCGTCGCCTTCGATGGCATCACCGTCTTCTACTTTCCTCGGTGTCAGGGCTTCACCAGCGTGCCCAGCCGCGGTGGCTGCACTCTGGGCATGGCCCCCCGCCACAGCGCCTGCCGCCGCTTCTCCTTGGCCGAGTTTGCACAGGAGCAAGCCCGGGCTCGGCGGGAGAAACTGCGCCTGCGCTTGAAGGAGGAGAAGCTGGAAGCCCTGCGGTGGAAG CTCACGGAGGCTGGCGTACCCGAGACGGAGGCCGGCCTGCCACTCACAGTGGACGCGATCGATGACGCCTCCGTGGAGGAGGActtggccgtggccgtggccggcGGCCGGTTGGAGGAAATGACCTTCCTACAGCCCTATCCGGCCCGGCGCCGGCGGGCTCTGCTGCGGGCTGCGGGAGTGCGGAGGATCGACCGCGAGGAGAAGCGGGAGCTGCAGGCCGTGCGCCAGTCCCGCGAGGACTGTGGCTGTCGCTGTGACCGGGTCTGTGACCCCGAGACCTGCAGCTGCAGCCTGGCGGGCATCAAGTGCCAG ATGGACCACACCGCGTTCCCCTGCGGCTGCTGCCGGGAGGGCTGTGCGAACCCCAAGGGCCGCGTGGAATTTAATCAGGCGCGGGTGCAGACCCATTTCATCCACACGCTCACCCGCCTGCAGCTGGAGCAGGGGGCTGAGAGCCTGGGGGAGCTGGAGGCTCCCGCTCAGGGCGGCCCGGCCAGCCCCGGTGAGCAGGCGCTGGCTCCCACTTTCCCGCCGGCCAAGCCCCCCGCGAGCAGCGAGCTGGGAGACGACAGCTGTAGCAGTGACATGACCGACTCCTCCACAGCTTCAGGCACGAGCGAGGCCCCCAGCGGCCCCACCCGCCCAGCCCTGCCCGGCCCCGGCTTCCAGCCTGACATGGATGATGACAGCCTGGCCCGGGTCCTGAGTTTCAGTGACTCGGacctgggaggagaggaggaggaggaggaggaagggggagtggGGACCCTCGACAACCTCAGCTGCTTCCACCCAGCTGACATCTTTGGGACTGGTGACCCCGGTGGCCCAGCCAGCTGGACCCACAGCTATTCCAGCTCCGGCCTCACGTCAGGCATCCTGGATGAAAATGCCAACCTGGATGCCAGCTTCTTCCTAAACGGTGGCCTTGAAGGGTTGGGAGAAGGCAGCCTCCCGGGCACCTCGGTGCCGCCCGGCTCGGACGCTGGCCAGAGCAACTCCGTGGACCTCAGCTTGTCTTCCTGCGACTCCTTCGAGCTGCTCCAGGCCCTGCCAGACTACAGTCTGGGGCCTCACTACACCTCCCGGAAGGTGTCCGACAGCCTGGACAACCTCGAGGCACCCTACTTCcccttgcctgccttctctccgcCTGGGGACGCGGGCTCTTGCTTCCTGGAGTCCGTCATGGGCTTGCCTGACTCAGCCGCCGAGGCCCTGGCTCCCTTCATAGACAGCCAGTTGCTTGAGGACACCGCCCCGGCGTCTCTGGTGGAGCCTGTGCCCGTGTAA
- the CSRNP1 gene encoding cysteine/serine-rich nuclear protein 1 isoform X2, whose protein sequence is MRFWPSVPKAQSTPSATMTGPLKRKFDQLDEDSSSLCSSSSSLSSGRRSGSCSPSSSVSLAWDSDEEGPWDQIPLPDRDFCGPRSFTPLSILKRAPRKRPGRVAFDGITVFYFPRCQGFTSVPSRGGCTLGMAPRHSACRRFSLAEFAQEQARARREKLRLRLKEEKLEALRWKLTEAGVPETEAGLPLTVDAIDDASVEEDLAVAVAGGRLEEMTFLQPYPARRRRALLRAAGVRRIDREEKRELQAVRQSREDCGCRCDRVCDPETCSCSLAGIKCQMDHTAFPCGCCREGCANPKGRVEFNQARVQTHFIHTLTRLQLEQGAESLGELEAPAQGGPASPGEQALAPTFPPAKPPASSELGDDSCSSDMTDSSTASGTSEAPSGPTRPALPGPGFQPDMDDDSLARVLSFSDSDLGGEEEEEEEGGVGTLDNLSCFHPADIFGTGDPGGPASWTHSYSSSGLTSGILDENANLDASFFLNGGLEGLGEGSLPGTSVPPGSDAGQSNSVDLSLSSCDSFELLQALPDYSLGPHYTSRKVSDSLDNLEAPYFPLPAFSPPGDAGSCFLESVMGLPDSAAEALAPFIDSQLLEDTAPASLVEPVPV, encoded by the exons ATGAGATTCTG GCCGTCGGTGCCCAAAGCCCAGAGTACCCCCAGCGCCACCATGACTGGGCCGCTAAAGAGGAAGTTTGACCAGCTGGATGAGGACTCCTCCTCgctctgctcctcttcctcctccttgtcctcgGGCCGCCGTTCTGGCTCCTGCTCCCCGAGCTCTTCCGTCTCCCTGGCCTGGGACTCAGATGAGGAGGGCCCCTGGGATCAGATACCCCTGCCTGACCGTGACTTCTGTGGCCCCCGGAGTTTCACCC CCCTGTCCATCCTGAAGAGGGCGCCCCGGAAGCGCCCAGGCCGCGTCGCCTTCGATGGCATCACCGTCTTCTACTTTCCTCGGTGTCAGGGCTTCACCAGCGTGCCCAGCCGCGGTGGCTGCACTCTGGGCATGGCCCCCCGCCACAGCGCCTGCCGCCGCTTCTCCTTGGCCGAGTTTGCACAGGAGCAAGCCCGGGCTCGGCGGGAGAAACTGCGCCTGCGCTTGAAGGAGGAGAAGCTGGAAGCCCTGCGGTGGAAG CTCACGGAGGCTGGCGTACCCGAGACGGAGGCCGGCCTGCCACTCACAGTGGACGCGATCGATGACGCCTCCGTGGAGGAGGActtggccgtggccgtggccggcGGCCGGTTGGAGGAAATGACCTTCCTACAGCCCTATCCGGCCCGGCGCCGGCGGGCTCTGCTGCGGGCTGCGGGAGTGCGGAGGATCGACCGCGAGGAGAAGCGGGAGCTGCAGGCCGTGCGCCAGTCCCGCGAGGACTGTGGCTGTCGCTGTGACCGGGTCTGTGACCCCGAGACCTGCAGCTGCAGCCTGGCGGGCATCAAGTGCCAG ATGGACCACACCGCGTTCCCCTGCGGCTGCTGCCGGGAGGGCTGTGCGAACCCCAAGGGCCGCGTGGAATTTAATCAGGCGCGGGTGCAGACCCATTTCATCCACACGCTCACCCGCCTGCAGCTGGAGCAGGGGGCTGAGAGCCTGGGGGAGCTGGAGGCTCCCGCTCAGGGCGGCCCGGCCAGCCCCGGTGAGCAGGCGCTGGCTCCCACTTTCCCGCCGGCCAAGCCCCCCGCGAGCAGCGAGCTGGGAGACGACAGCTGTAGCAGTGACATGACCGACTCCTCCACAGCTTCAGGCACGAGCGAGGCCCCCAGCGGCCCCACCCGCCCAGCCCTGCCCGGCCCCGGCTTCCAGCCTGACATGGATGATGACAGCCTGGCCCGGGTCCTGAGTTTCAGTGACTCGGacctgggaggagaggaggaggaggaggaggaagggggagtggGGACCCTCGACAACCTCAGCTGCTTCCACCCAGCTGACATCTTTGGGACTGGTGACCCCGGTGGCCCAGCCAGCTGGACCCACAGCTATTCCAGCTCCGGCCTCACGTCAGGCATCCTGGATGAAAATGCCAACCTGGATGCCAGCTTCTTCCTAAACGGTGGCCTTGAAGGGTTGGGAGAAGGCAGCCTCCCGGGCACCTCGGTGCCGCCCGGCTCGGACGCTGGCCAGAGCAACTCCGTGGACCTCAGCTTGTCTTCCTGCGACTCCTTCGAGCTGCTCCAGGCCCTGCCAGACTACAGTCTGGGGCCTCACTACACCTCCCGGAAGGTGTCCGACAGCCTGGACAACCTCGAGGCACCCTACTTCcccttgcctgccttctctccgcCTGGGGACGCGGGCTCTTGCTTCCTGGAGTCCGTCATGGGCTTGCCTGACTCAGCCGCCGAGGCCCTGGCTCCCTTCATAGACAGCCAGTTGCTTGAGGACACCGCCCCGGCGTCTCTGGTGGAGCCTGTGCCCGTGTAA